In Streptomyces sp. NBC_00448, the following are encoded in one genomic region:
- a CDS encoding ATP-binding protein — protein MTVTTVANPRGRPGYEATLPCAPQSARSARNLVTIVLSVWALDDLAEDTAAVVGELVANAARHTTGSRLRVSITRPSGQLVRVAVTDHSPELPVLRVPDPQDERGRGLVLVTALAETWGATPLRRGKRVWAELRSTRA, from the coding sequence ATGACCGTCACCACCGTCGCCAATCCGCGCGGCCGCCCCGGCTACGAGGCGACGCTGCCCTGCGCGCCGCAGAGCGCGCGGTCCGCGCGGAACCTCGTCACGATCGTGCTGAGCGTGTGGGCGCTGGACGACCTGGCCGAGGACACCGCCGCGGTGGTCGGTGAGCTGGTCGCCAACGCGGCCCGGCACACCACCGGTTCGCGGTTGCGGGTGTCGATCACCCGGCCGAGCGGGCAGCTCGTCCGGGTCGCCGTGACCGACCACTCCCCCGAACTCCCGGTGCTGCGCGTCCCCGACCCCCAGGACGAGCGCGGCCGCGGCCTCGTCCTGGTCACGGCCCTCGCCGAGACCTGGGGCGCCACCCCGCTGCGCCGCGGCAAGCGGGTGTGGGCCGAGTTGCGCAGCACCCGCGCCTGA
- a CDS encoding amidase yields MDLRTYDMEGAASVTADELGDRIDLRDRAVHAFVAGSETSAARRARVHQELAAVHARRTVDGARPPLFGVPVAVKDIVRVDGLPTRAGSRLPAEVFEGAQASVVDRLRAAGAVVAGKTVTAEFAMSAPGPTRNPHALDHTPGGSSSGSAAAVAAGMVPLAIGTQTGGSLIRPAAFCGVVGFKPTVSRIPIDGVVPNAPTFDTLGVFAVTPAAVEVAAAALCDGWQPVVRDAGQRPPVFGVPDGPYLDRAGAQARTALERQVAALTRAGYAVRRVPMFADFARTADDVFAVNRHEAARSHAEWFPRHGDRYREQSAATVRQGLAISRTRYEEALSARDAFRAGLLAATDRAGVDLWICPAATGPAPHGLSDTGDPVMCMPWSYAGWPSLALPADRTPDGLPLGSQWVARAGADEQLLSWARAVAPLLLPPAQPNARPNAQPTVQPPT; encoded by the coding sequence GTGGACCTGAGAACGTACGACATGGAAGGTGCGGCGTCGGTGACGGCCGACGAACTGGGCGACCGGATCGACCTGCGGGACCGGGCCGTTCACGCGTTCGTCGCCGGGTCGGAGACAAGTGCCGCCCGGCGGGCGCGCGTTCACCAGGAGCTGGCGGCGGTGCACGCGCGCCGGACGGTGGACGGGGCGCGGCCGCCGCTGTTCGGTGTGCCGGTCGCGGTCAAGGACATCGTGCGCGTGGACGGGCTGCCGACGCGCGCCGGGTCACGGCTGCCCGCCGAGGTGTTCGAGGGCGCGCAGGCGTCCGTCGTGGACCGGCTCCGCGCGGCCGGGGCCGTGGTCGCGGGGAAGACCGTGACGGCCGAGTTCGCGATGTCCGCACCGGGGCCCACCCGCAATCCGCACGCACTCGACCACACGCCCGGCGGCTCCAGCAGCGGGTCGGCGGCAGCGGTCGCGGCCGGCATGGTCCCGCTGGCGATCGGCACGCAGACGGGCGGGTCGCTGATCCGCCCTGCGGCGTTCTGCGGTGTCGTCGGGTTCAAGCCGACCGTCTCCCGCATACCGATCGACGGCGTCGTCCCCAACGCGCCGACCTTCGACACCCTCGGGGTCTTCGCCGTGACGCCCGCCGCGGTGGAGGTGGCGGCCGCCGCGCTGTGCGACGGCTGGCAGCCGGTGGTACGCGACGCCGGGCAGCGCCCGCCGGTGTTCGGCGTGCCCGACGGGCCCTACCTGGACCGGGCCGGGGCGCAGGCGCGTACGGCGCTCGAACGGCAGGTGGCGGCCCTCACGCGGGCCGGGTACGCGGTGCGCAGGGTGCCGATGTTCGCGGACTTCGCCCGCACCGCCGACGACGTGTTCGCCGTGAACCGCCACGAGGCCGCGCGCAGCCACGCCGAGTGGTTCCCCCGCCACGGCGACCGCTACCGGGAGCAGTCCGCGGCCACCGTCCGCCAGGGGCTCGCGATCTCCCGCACCCGGTACGAGGAGGCGCTGTCGGCGCGCGACGCCTTCCGCGCCGGCCTGCTCGCGGCGACCGACCGGGCCGGGGTCGACCTCTGGATCTGCCCGGCCGCCACCGGCCCCGCGCCCCACGGCCTGTCCGACACGGGCGACCCCGTCATGTGTATGCCCTGGAGCTACGCGGGCTGGCCGTCGCTCGCCCTGCCCGCCGACCGGACCCCCGACGGGCTCCCGCTCGGCTCCCAGTGGGTCGCCCGCG